Sequence from the Rhinatrema bivittatum chromosome 6, aRhiBiv1.1, whole genome shotgun sequence genome:
aaatatatagaatatatagaaagacatggtttaatggaacaaagtcagcatggctttacccaaggcaagtcttgcctcacaaatctgcttcacttttttgaaggagttaaacatgtggataaaggtgaaccagtagatatcgtatactttgattttcagaaggcgtttgacaaagttcctcatgagaggtttctaggaaaagtaaaaagtcatgggataggtggcgatgtcctttcgtggattgcaaactggctaaaagacaggaaacagagagtaggattaaatggacaattttctcagtggaagggagtgggcagtggagtgcctcagggatctgtattggggcccttacttttcaatatatttataaatgatctggaaagaaatacaatgagtgagataatcaaatttgcagatgatacaaaattgttcagagtagttaaatcacaagcagattgtgataaattgcaggaagaccttgtgagactggaaaattgggcatcaaaatggcagatgaaatttaatgtggacaagtgcaaggtgatgcatatagggaaaaataacccatgctatagttacacaatgttaggttccatattaggtgctacaacccaagaaagagatctaggcgtcatagtggataacacattgaaatcgtcagttcagtgtgctgcggcagtcaaaaaagcaaacagaatgttgggaattattagaaagggaatggtgaataaaatggaaaatgtcataatgcctctgtatcgctccatggtgagaccacaccttgaatactgtgtacaattctggtcgccgcatctcaaaaaagatataattgcgatggggaaggtacagagaagggctaccaaaatgataaggggaatggaacagctcccctatgaggaaagactaaagaggttagaacttttcagcttggagaagagacggctgagggggggatatgatagtggtgtttaaaatcatgagaggtctagaacgggtagatgtgaatcggttatttactctttcgaataatagaaagactagggagcactccatgaagttatcatgtggcacatttaaaactaatcggagaaagttcttttttactcaacgcacaattaaactctggaatttgttgccagaggatgtggttagtgcagttagtatagctgtgtttaaaaaaggattggataagttcttggaggagaagttcattacctgctattaattaagttgacttagaaaatagccactgctattattagcaatggtaacatggaatagccttagtttttgggtacttgccaggttcttatggcctggattggccattgttggaaacaggatgctgggcttcaaggacccttggtctgacccagtatgacatgttcttatgatgatgtCAACAGGGAGCAGCTCCAGtggtttcctgccactggccctttaaggttGGAGCAGTTGGCGTGCGTGCGCCCTAAGGAAGGCAGGTCCCGCGGATCTAATGACATCCTGCCGCGAAGAAGGAGAAGAATCACATCGCGGCTTTCTGCTTTGTTCAGAGGAGGGCCCAACGCCGGGAAGCCAGCAGGAGACTGGAAGCAAGCACAGCGGACGGCTGTGTCTCACGGGGAGGGTGCGGCGTCAGGAGGAGGCAAGGATGGGCCTGGGCTGGAGGTAAAGGCAGCGGTCCGCGGGAAGGGCCCGCAGATCGCCAATCACAACAGGGAGTGTGGCAAAAATCCCAGAAACCTGCACtgcaagagagaagggaatggatgctggatAGATGTGTGAGGTAGAGACAGAGAGGAATCTGGCTAGGTGGAGGAGTTGTGGAGGAATGGTCCTgggaagatggagagagagagagagagagagctgggcagAAGAGggtggggtagagagagagagaaagagagagagagaggattcaaGGGAAATAGGGGTAGAGGGTGGGGATGCTGAGCACTGCAAAAAAAGGGGCAAAGAGATTGGGGTGATGCTAGTGTGCTGAACAGGGAGAAAGAGAATACTGAGCTCACAACTTCGACTTCTATTAGAAGTCTAGGAGTATGGATAGATGCAAATCTTGTGTTTATGACACATTAAATCAGTGGTAAAatctgggttggtttttttttaaattgtggttTTTAAGAAActtgaaaccttttttaaatcatttcGATTTTAGATTGGTTATTCAAGCCCTGATCCTtccattgactattgcaatgctgtGTATTCAGGCCTTCCTGCTATCTCAATTAAGCCCTTTACAATTCAAGCAGAATTCAACAGCACCATCTAATCTTTGGAAAATCATTAAGAGAACACATTTCCCCCACATTAGCAGACTTACATGGGCTTCCAGTCCAGTTCTGTTAATTCATTCTCTTGTGAGATTAGACCCTTTTCTACGGGCTAATGCGCCGTTGAAAATGTATAACCCCACCTGATCATTAGAAAAGAGGATTTTTGAATGTCCCTTCTGAGAGACTAACGGAAGCGAGAGAAGAATCTTTTAAGCAGtactctttttattttatattccagtttttatgcatttttaagaGTTTTATGATTGTACTATGTGCAAGTAGATTTCTAATTTATTTCActttaatttgattttatattgtttttatgtatgttttattgcaaATCACCTTGCACCACGGCAGAAGGTGATTAATGCATTCggaataaagtaaaataaattaaagccgctgggaggagagaaagaaaggaaaggaaagatgctGGACAAGAGGAGGAATGCTGGGCACCTTAGACAGGGGCAAAGGGAAGGGGGTGTAGGACTAGGCAGAGGGTGAGAGGACTGATAGGGACGGATGCTGACCAGGGTAAGAGAGGGGGATGTTGTGCCAGAGTTGCTGGCAATAAGTGCATGTGTAAGGCGGAGGCCACAAGATGGATGGTTCGCCTAgggcagggatggcgaactccagtcctcgagtgccacaaacgggccaggttctcaggatatccgcaatgaatatgtgcgagaaagatttgcatgctctgcctccattgtatgcaatccTATCTTacgtatattcattgtggatatcctgaaaacctggcctgattgtggcactcgaggcctggagttcgccatcactggtctaggaCACCTGATACCCTTACGGCGACCCATGCATACAGAAGATCTTTGGATAATTTGCCTCACGGGTCAATAGCAGCTATCTATTGACCCTTTTTCTCCCGTTTCAGTTTTGATCAAATACTGACCTGCAGTTTCAGCCACCCACCAGTGAACATTACACTTAAAAACCAAAACTGCAACTTCttggaaggaagaagaaagagtTAAAATAGTGAGTACAACTTAATTGTTTCTCCACTCTGCCTCCGCTCAtgaagtgttaaataaataaagagagaaagGGTTGGAATTGGCCTTATCCAAGGATATGAACGAGTTTAAATTTCAATGCCTCACACGAAACGAAAGGCTAAGGTTAGGGAGATGTTGACGTCATCCCCTGCACCAGATGCCTCTCAACCTCGGATACCAGCCTTTTTCTCCCAGGCTACAGGTTCACAACCAGAGGAACGGGCCGCTGGAGGGTTTGGTTTGGAGCAGACACCTCCATCCCTGGCCGAGACATCTTTAAGCCCTGGTGCTCCAAGCACACCTCCTCCACCTATACAAATTCCCTTAGACTTTTTAAAGTTACAATTAAATAATACAAAAGATGGAGCAGGAGCGTCTGCTGCTAATGGGGAGTTGGAATCCAAAGAATTGGTGATTCTACATCTTCTTCCAGATAAACCATCTATAATTACACTGGACAAATTATGGGATGCAATAAAGGCATTGGAAAATGCTGTTCTAAACCTCACAAAAATATCTTTGGACTTTAACCATCGTTTCGATAAGGTTGAAACATCTGCATCTAATATGAAAGTACAGTTTGAGAATATGGAAAAGAGATTTGATAAATTAGAATTGTGGCAACAGAGGTTTACCAGAGCAGAAATTATATACGATAAAAAACTGGAAGTTTTAGAAAATTCCTTTAAATATCTTAATTTGAGAATAATAAACTTCCCGAAACATAACTTAATTTCTCCATATATGTTTAAGGAATACCTAGTTGAAATATTAAAACTCCCTCAACAAACTATTCCAactttttcaaaaatatattatgtagAACCAAAAATGGGTATACAGCAGAACCTCAACCCAGAAACAACATTGAATCTAACTGAGATTATAGAATCGAATATTGATACTGTTATATCTACGAGAGCAGTATTACATGTATCATTTTCCTTTGCTGTAGATAGAGATGATGTGTTCAGGGTATATATGAGGAATAGGATGAAAAATTTTCATGGTAGTAgagtctggatttatccagacctcTCCAAACAAACCCaggacagaaggaaaaaatttttgAGTCTAAGATCAGAGGTTGAACGGAAAGGAGGGAAGATGCTggttaaatttccttgtaaatgtgaggTAGAaattcaacaacaaaaaacagtatTTTTTGAGGTTTCACAATTAAGAGCTTTTTTGGACTCCAATCCCCAGGATAGTGCAGTAGTAGAAGCTTGAGTTAAAGTTAAGAGATATACCTGTTAGTATTCTCTAGAATTTCAATGGTTCATGGGGAATTGGGATCTTCCCATGTTTCCTCATATTTTGCTCTTTTACATGACTTCATGAGATGTTATTTTCTTTAAGTTATATGTATATGTACTGAGAATAAtagatttattgatttttgtCTTCTATATGTAATTGTAATTGGAAAATCTATATTTGGCAGTCGATTATTGTTTATagatgaaaatgcataaataaaaaaaaaaccaaaaaacccccaaaactgcTGCATGATTTGTCAAAGAAAAATACCGAGGAAGGCATGGAAATTACTGCTTTGCTTACAAAGGTCCCAAGCAGTCTTGGCAATGTAGGGGTTAAGATACTCTTTGGCTGTTTTGTAACACTAGGGTGTAGGTGTGTCCCTGGCATCTTATAAGTAACACACCGCCTTCTGTTCAGCCTTACAACCTGGAGTAGGAGTTCAGAGATCAGGTTTATACTTTACATCCATAAACTGTGCCGGCAAGGTATGTAAGCTTTTCTCATTTTCAATATCACGTTTGCACTAACCAGGCTGATGTTTCACCACTTAAAGTCAACTTTCTTCCACTTTTCTTCACATTACTTAACAAACATGTGATCAATGATTGATTTTACAGGTAAGCCTGAGAAAGAGGTGTATGGCGACTGTATAATATTTGCAAAACCTCCAGGTGAAATTGTACACACTAAAAATTAAAACTTCTCTCACCTGCACCTATGCCACACCTTGACATTTTTAAGAAGcccatttgcttttttgtcttTGCTTATCTTTCCTAGAAACAAGCTACTTAGCTTCCTGTAAAATAAGCTCAAACTAAGCAGTGCGGATAGTTTTAAAGTGCTTGAAATTAATAGTATTTTAAAAGGCAGCGCATGCTACACCACACTGCCCTGACTACAGCTGTGTATTTGGTACCAGTAACATTTTAGTTGAAGAATCAGCTATGGACTTGCCGCATGCTGCATTTTAACTTTTGAATGATTCTTTAACTTGACAAGCACGAATTTCATGCTCCATTGTCTGTGTTTCAGCAGCTTCCCAAGGGTAACAGAAACCATGAAAATCAGAAGCCTGGCATTCCTGTGCATGCTGGTGCTGTTGTCACAGCTTTTCCTGGTCAATGGCaaccaaaagaaagaaagaaagcaagcaaaagaaaataaggaaaagaCCCAGGATGCTGGCAAGCAGAAAGATACAAATAAAGGTGAAAGAAAGCAAGCTGGGGTTGACCAGAATGAAAAGAGGCAAAAACCAAAGGGAGgaagtggagtgctccagggcaAGTTTTCAAGCAAAGATAAGTCTGCGTGCACCTGGGCAGCGACTGCAGAGGACACCATTACCCTGAAAGTCGAGTGCACCAAGGGTGATGCCAGCTTCTGGTGCGTGTTTACAGGGAATCCTTCCTCGTGCACAGCAGATTCAAAACCCTACTGGAATCAGATCGTCCGAGCCTTGCGGAAGCAGAAGAGCCTCTGCCAAAGCCCCAAGGATGTGCTGAAATCAAAAGTGTGCAAGAAGGGACCGCAGGACTCGCACCTCCGCCTGACCAGCTCCAGTCTGGTGGAGACCGGAGACATGAAGAAAGCAGAAGCGGCTGCCCAGGAGAAAGCAAAGCCTGAAAACAGCGAGCCTACGGAGAAGGACCTGGCGAAGGACGACACCGACTGTCCCGGAGGCGGGGATCCCGTGGACCAGAGAAAGGCAGCGGAGGAGTACTGTGGGAAGAAATGGGGCTCGTTCTGCACCTTCTTCTTTTCCATGGTGCAGGACAAAAAGTGCTGACCGCCCCAACACTCTTGAGCTCTGCCATTGCTTCTAGTTGGGTTGGGCCTTCCTCTGTACTCTACATTCAGATCATTTCAGACTCTAGGGGTATTCCATGACATTTTAGACAAATCCGAGCCTGTAATAGCGCAAAGGAGTGCAGTCCTGAACTTAAAGATCATGTTGTGGTGTTCTGTTGTCCTTATGTGGGTTTAAATGCTGTACATGTTATTTGTGTATAtaatacagttcaaaagcagatGTTGGATCTATGATGTACACGTGGTGTATAAGTAAAGTATATgaaatatatttctttgtgcTACAGTATATTAGCCAAAGTGTTGATTCCAGTGCTATGCACTTTTCTTTTCTAGTAAACAGTTAAGTACCTTTGACAAATATGAATTCCACTAAAGCAAATAAACTTTTCTATATGCATTTAAATACATGCACGGTTTTCTACTCCTTTCTTACTTTCTTGGTCTGTAGGTACAATAAATGTCCCATTTTAAGGGTACTTTAAAATTAAACAGTACAAGAAGACACTTCTGGTTTGCTAGCGTCCACTTTACTGTTCTCCTTTTCGCTAATACACAGGCTTGCTTCTTATCAAGAACAGTATTTAAATCATAAAAtaggaaagggtttttttttaaaaatacagccCTTCCCTAATTTGATACACatattatttttactttagaGCTAACTGGATGCATTCATGGCTGATTGCTCACTTCTCCTATAAACAATCAGAGGGCAGCCAAGTGCTGAGGACAGTCAGATGCAGCAGATCTCAAGGTCTGTTCTTGTTACTATCGTGGAGTTCCTGGACCGTATCAATCACCAAGCCTAATTGCTTCAAATACCCACCTCGACTAGTCATCTGCCTTTCTAGCTATTACGCACACCTACCTCCGCCAGGCGGAAGGAAGACTACAAGATGAAAGGTGATAGAAAATGTTTTCCTcaaattttggccagcttttaATCCCTGTGTATTTTAGAGCCGCATTTCCCTATAGGCTGGCTGTACGAAATTGCTTTCGTGGTGGTGGATAAGCAGCGCTGCTGCTGAAAATATGATTCCCTCCATAATTAGGGAGTTAGCAGCACACGGCAGGGACCACAGGGCAGTCGCTGGGCAAAACAAT
This genomic interval carries:
- the LOC115094442 gene encoding fibroblast growth factor-binding protein 1-like — translated: MKIRSLAFLCMLVLLSQLFLVNGNQKKERKQAKENKEKTQDAGKQKDTNKGERKQAGVDQNEKRQKPKGGSGVLQGKFSSKDKSACTWAATAEDTITLKVECTKGDASFWCVFTGNPSSCTADSKPYWNQIVRALRKQKSLCQSPKDVLKSKVCKKGPQDSHLRLTSSSLVETGDMKKAEAAAQEKAKPENSEPTEKDLAKDDTDCPGGGDPVDQRKAAEEYCGKKWGSFCTFFFSMVQDKKC